The stretch of DNA TCACTGATGTAGAATATCAGGGTGATGCGTCAAAAGTTACATTTTATTACACTGCTGATAATCGAATCGATTTCAGACAGCTAATTAAAGATTATGCTTCTACGTTCAGAACTAAAATCGATATGAAACAGATCGGCTTCAGACAAGAGGCTGCAAAAATCGGTGGTATCGGGTCATGTGGAAGAGAGCTTTGCTGTTCAACCTGGCTTACGGATTTCAGATCCGTAAACACCAATGTGGCAAGATATCAGCAACTTAGTATCAATCCACAGAAACTGGCAGGACAATGCGGAAAATTGAAGTGCTGTCTGAATTATGAATTAGATAGTTATCTTGACGCGTTAAGCCACTTCCCGTCTTCTTCAACAACATTAGACACTGAAAAAGGAAGAGCTTTCTGTATCAAGATTGATGTTTTCAAAAAGAAAATGTGGTTTGCCTATGTAGACAGCTCTGTCGCGTGGTATGATTTCGACATTGACCTGGTAAAGAAATTCATCTCTAAAAATAAACGAGGAGAAAAGATTTTACCTCTCGAAGAATTAAAACAGCCTGACACTCCGTTACACAGTATCGATCTGATTCAGGAAAATAATGTTGACAGATTCGAGAAAAAGAATAAAAATTTCAATAAAAACAGAAATCAGAACCAAAGTCAGGGACAGAATAAACAAAACTCTAATCAAGGGCAGAAAAAAAACAGACCTGAGAGAAGTGATAGACCTGAAAATACAAATGCTAATTCTAACCATAATACTCCAAAGCAGCAAAAGCCTCAACAGCCTAAAGCTCAGCTAGAAAAAGCAGAAGCATCATCAGATTCTGATAAAAAACCACAACAAAGTCCTAATAAGAAAAAGTTTAAAAAGAAATTTCCTCCAAAAAAAGACAACAATGCATAAAATTTTAGGATTACTATCCTTTATCCTTTTCTTAAGCTGCAGCTCCCCGGGAGAAAATGTGACAATGAATTCTGTTGATAACAAATGGAATAAGAAAAGTGAACAAAAATTTAATCTTGAAATTTCGGATCCGCAGAATCCTAAAAATATTATATTTGTTGTAAGAAATAACAATAATTACCCTTACAGTAACATAAGGTTCATTGTTAATTTCACCAATCTTCAGAACAAGAAAAAAGAAACGGACACATTGAATTATGTTCTGGCAAAACCCAACGGAGAATGGCTGGGAACAGGTTTTGGAGATACAAAGGAAATTCTTTTTCAATATAAATTGAATTATAAATTTCCGGAAAAAGGGAAATATGAAATCAGCCTTGTACAAGCTATGAGAAATGATTTCCTTCCCGGAATTGAGGACATTGGAGTAAAAATAGAAACGGCTAAACCGTAATCATAAATGGAAGAAAACAAAAAAAACACTGGAAACAAGGGAAAAACATTCCCCCTTCCACCTAAAAAAAATAATAAAAATACCTCTTGGAAAAAATGGGTTACCTTTATTTGGCTTGGACTCATTGTTGTTGTTTTAGGAATTTCAGGAACTTTTTTTGCTGTTTCTCAAGGTTTCCTTGGCGAAATGCCTGATGTAGAAGAACTGGAAAATCCGGATATTTATGTTGCCTCTCAGATTTTTTCATCTGATGGTGTATTGCTGGGCAAATTTGAAAAAGAAAAAACCCAGCCTATTATCTATAAAGACCTTCCGCCATTTCTTGTATATGCTTTGCAGGCTAAAGAAGATGAGCGTTTCAAGGAACACTCAGGAATTGATGTCCAGTCTATTGCAAGAGCTGTTGCTTATGGAGGTAAAAGAGGTGGGGGTTCCACAATCACCCAACAGCTGGCCAAGCTACTTTTCACAGGTAGTGCTTCTCAAAACAAAATGGCAAGAGCATTCCAAAAACTGAAAGAGTGGGTCGTTGCTGTGAGTCTTGAAAAAAGATACACCAAAGAAGAAATTGTAACCCTATATTTCAACAAGTTTGATTTTTTATATAATGCAAACGGAATTGAAATGGCTTCTAAAATATATTTCAATAAAACAACTAAAGATCTTACACTCCCTGAAGCAGCTATGTTTGTTGCTATGCTGGAAAATCCGGTAAAGAACAACCCAATGCGTAATGAAACCCGAGCAAAAGCAAGAAGAGATGTTGTTTTAGAACAAATGCAAAAAACAGGATATATTGACCAGGATACGTATAATAAAGCAGTAGCAACCCCTATTGCTCTGGATTATCATCCTATTAAAAATATCAACGACGATTTTTCGGCTTACTATAAATTCTATTTAAAGAAAGAAATTGATACTTATCTTAAAGAACACGAAAAAGAAACCGGTAAAAAATTAAATCTCTATAAAGATGGTCTGAAAATATATGTAACTCTTGATTCTAAAATGCAAAAGTATGCTGAAGAGGCAATTAAAGAACATTTAACAGATCTTCAGAAAAGATTTGATGCAGAACAAAGAGGTAGAAAAAATAGACCTTTCTATTATTTAACAGATAAGCAGATTAGTCAAGTAATGACTCAGGCTATGAAAAGAACAGGCCGTTACAAACAGTTAAAAGCTGCTGGAATACCTGAAGATTCTATTTTAATGGAATTTAAAAAGCCTATTAAAACTTCACGCTTCACATGGAATGGCGAAGAAGAAGTAGAAATGTCACCTTGGGACTCTATCAGATATCACAAACAAATTGCGCAGGCCGGATTGATGGCCATGGTGCCGGGAAGTGGTGAAATCAAAGCATGGGTAGGAGGTATCGACTGGCAACACTTCCAGTACGATCATATCAAACAAGGAAAAAGACAGGTAGGTTCCACATTCAAGCCTTTCGTATACGCTACTGCGATTATGAAATTAGGAATGACTCCATGCTCCGTAGTTTCAAACGGAACTTACGATCATAAGGGATGGCATGTTCCTGGTAGAGGTGGAATGTTAACCTTGAAAGATGCTTTAGCTCACTCTCAAAACCCGGTGGCAGCACGTCTTATTGAAATGACAGGTGTTGATGCTGTAATTCAAACAGCAAGAGATCTGGGAGTAACAGAAGAAATACCAAGAAACAATACCATTGCTTTAGGTTCCTCGGATATTACTATCTATGAAATGCTTGGTGCTTACAGTACTTTTGCAAATTATGGAAACTATAATAAACCAGAGATGATCTGGAGGATTGAAGATGCCAACAGCAGGGTAATTAAAGAGGTTAATGTAGAGCCAAAAGAGGTTATGAACCCTCGTTACGCTTATACCATGATTGAGCTAATGAAAGGTGTAGCTCAGTTCGGTACCGCTTCCGGAGAACTTTCAAGAAGAGGGATTTCAAAAGCAGTGGAAATTGCAGCGAAAACCGGAACAACGCAGAATAACTCCGATGGTTGGTTCATGGGAATTACTCCCAAACTGGCAGCCGGAGCATGGGTTGGATGGGAAGACAGAGCAACCCACTTCTTTGGAACAGGAGAAGGACAGGGAGCAAGAATGGCTTTACCAATCTGGGCACTCTTTATGAAAAAAGTATGGGCAGATAAAAATCTGGGAATTTCTCCTGATGATAAATTTGTGAAACCATCAGACTGGAAAGACGGATGTAGCGACCTTAAAGGTATCAGTGGCGGTTATGGTGATGATGGAGGTCTTCAGACCATCGATCAAATCAAAAACCCTAAACCGGTACAACCTGCTCCGAAGACTAATTCAAACAAAAAAGAGGAGAACGTCAATGAAAACCTGAACAAAGGTGATGACATAGATTTTAATAAATAAATTCTCTTTTAAAAATACATGAGACCTTTCAAGCAATTTGAAAGGTCTTTTTTTATTATCGTATCTTTGATTTATGAATATCGAGAGTATCACACAGCCTTTTATAAAAAAGTTTCCTGGAGATTTTTCAGGAAATACGATGCAAAGAATGACACCTAAGGTTTTATTTTCCACCATCAATCCAGCCGGCTTTGAAAGCCCAAAACTGATTGCTTTCAACGAAGAGCTTTCCGAGGAAATCGGATTGGGAAAATTTGAAGATAAGGACATCAGCTTTCTGGTAGGTAACGATCTCCCCCCAAATGTACAGCCTTATGCAACTGCTTATGCAGGACATCAGTTTGGAAACTGGGCAGGTCAATTAGGTGACGGAAGAGCAATTCTGGCTGGTGAGATCACCAATAACTCCGGAAAGAAAACAGAGATTCAGTGGAAAGGTTCCGGAGCTACCCCATATTCAAGACATGCAGATGGTAGGGCCGTACTTAGATCTTCCGTTCGGGAATACCTTATGAGTGAAGCAATGTACCACTTAGGAGTTCCGACGACAAGAGCATTGAGCTTATGCCTTACAGGAGAAGATGTAGTAAGAGATATGATGTATGATGGAAACCCTCAAAAAGAAAAGGGAGCTGTCGTTATCAGAACTGCTGAAAGCTTTCTGCGTTTCGGGCATTTCGAATTGATTTCAGCACAGAAAGAATATAAAACCTTACAAGAACTGGTTGATTTTACGATTCAAAATTATTTCCCTGAAATTACATCAACTGGTGATGAAAGCTATAAAGACTTTTTCAAAAACATTTGCATGAGAACCGCCAATCTGATGACCGAATGGTTCCGGGTAGGATTTGTTCACGGGGTTATGAATACAGATAATATGTCAGTTCTTGGGTTAACCATTGATTATGGGCCTTACTCCATGATGGATGAATATGATTTAAACTTCACACCCAATACAACAGACTTACCGGGAAGAAGATATGCCTTTGGAAAACAGGGACAAATTTCGCAATGGAATTTATGGCAGCTAGCCAATGCTCTTTTCCCATTAATCAAAGATGAGCAGTTTTTAGAAGACACGCTTAATCATTATGGAAATTATTTCTGGGAAGCTCACGATACAATGTTGTGCAAAAAATTTGGCTTTGATCAGTTACGAGAAGGGGACGAGGACTTTTTTAGTAATTGGCAGGGATTAATGCAGGAACTCCAACTTGACCACACTTTATTCTTTAATCAGCTGGGAAAAATACATGAGATAGATGATCTGAAATCTGCGTTTAGCCCAATTTCATATATTCCCCTCACAAATGATATGGTGGGGAAACTTGAAGACTTTATCCAAAAATATAACGAAAGGCTTTCAAAGAATACAATAACAAAAGAAGACTCTCTTGATTTAATGCAAAAAGCAAATCCAAAGTTTATTTTAAGAAATTATCTTTTATTTGAGTGTATTCAGGAAATTGATAATGGAAAAACTGAGATGCTGGAAAAATTAACCCGGGCATTAGAAACCCCCTATCAGGAAATTTATCCTGAATTTTCTGCTAAAAGGCCGTCTGGTTATGATGATATTTCAGGATGTTCTATGCTTTCATGCAGCTCGTAAAACCAACTATTTCTTAATCCAACAAAAGGAGAAATAACCATTATACATACAACTCACCAAATTGGTGAGTTTTTTATTTTACTTTTGCAAAAAACTTTAAACAGGTGGCTCTTAAAACTAAATTCATTAATTTTTTTAAACTGGTTTTCCCTTCAACATTAACTGAACTATGGGTCTTTCTATTTTTTATTATTTGTTATGGAATTCTAGGATCAAATATTGCACTCAATTACAGGATCATTTTTGATGAAAGAATACCCTGGGATGCTTATTTTAGTTTTGATAACCGCTCTATTGTAATGACTGGCGGTAGTTTTGAAAGACACCCCTTATCTTATTATTTTTTCAACTGGATAAGAGAGGTGGCACTTTTCATATCAGATGGGAAAAAAGATGCTACTTTCCGCTTGACATTAGCCTGGTTTAGTAATATTGCGGTAAGTTTAAGCCTTATTCAAGTATTTAAATATTTGAAAAATATCATCAGCCTTCCTTTAACTATCAGTTTATTATTAATATTGTTTTTCGGATTTTTCTCAACAAGCATATTACTTTCTTTTACTCCGGAAAACTTCACCTACACCTTATTTTTTCTCTGTTTATATAACTATTATGCAGCTATAAAATTAAAGAAAGAGGAAAAAATACCCGCCTTAGCACTAACTCTTGCCGGCATCTCAATAGGCGGGCTTACCATTACTAACATTGCAAAAGTTTTTATTCCTGTTGCCTTTGAAAAAGGTATTTTTAGAAATTGGAAAAAATTCGGAAGTGCAGCATTAAGAGTAGTAATCACATGTATTTGTTATGCTTTACTCTATTTAAACCGGATCGATTTTAAATACAACAGCATCTTCAATAAGACTAGTGAACAGTATGAAAAATTCTCCAATGTGAAGTCCACACCGACCTGGGATATGATACTTTCCTATTTTTTCGGAGGGAATATATTGTTTTCAAATTTCATCATCCGGGATAAAAATAATATGAAAGGATTCAATTTCAAGGGGCTCATTATGGATGCTTATTCTTCCTGGATTCCTTATGTTTTTGTTATCAGTCTCCTCATTCTGATATTTTGGAGTTATTTCAGGAATTTTAAAAATAAGCTTGTGCAGGTTATTATGATTTCGTTCATCATCGATATCATTATTCATTGCATAATGAGATTCGGACTACACACCGCATATATTTATGGCGGACACTTTACTTTTGTCTATCCTCTGCTTCTGGGTTGGCTATTTTATTCTTATAAATCATCACCCAAAATATTATCATTTCTCATGATCATTATGGTATTTTTATCCTTCTATTTGATCATCAATAATTCCATCAGGGTGTCTGAATTTTTCTGGTTTTTAAACCACTATTATCAATAAAAAAAGCTGAGAGGAAAAATCTTCTCAGCTTAGTTTTTTTTTACTAATATAAACTCTATTTAGCTTCAGCACAGAAGATTCTGTACTGTACTGCAAATGCAGATTTAAAGTATTCTCGTATTCTGGACAGATCAGAAGCAGCACTTTGTTTTGTAAAATAACTACCTGCTAAGATCTTATAATTGGGTCTTAACGAAGCATCTGTTTCTACTTTCAGATTAGGGAACCTTTTTCTGAAATAAGATTTAATTTCATTCGCTTCATCATTACTTTTTACTGTAGTGATCTGAATCTTATATCCTAAAATCCTAGGATTTTTTCTACAAATTTCCGCATTGGTCAATTCCCTGTTAGGAACATAAATTTTTGTGGGTTTTGTATAAGATTCCTCATTATTGTCTCGAGTAGGTGTCGTGGTTACAACTCGTGAACATTTGTCTTCCAAACTCTCTAAAGCGTCTTTTACTTTAGGATCCATCGACATAATAAGCTCCGTTCCGGACAAAGTGTCTTTCTTTACAACCTGCTGGGCTTCAATAGTATAAAAACCGAATACAGATAATATTGACAATAATTTGATCAAATTTTTCATTTAAACTTGTTTCAGCAAATTTATACAAATTAAAAAATTATACCAAACAGAGTTATTTAGAATCAATACAAATTAAACGTAAATGATATTTTCCTGTTTCCTAAAGCCGTTAAATTCCTGTTAAAAATATTATTTTTGCGGGATTGATTGAATGTTCAATATTTTACTAACATAAGATAATTTAAATGATTAGTTGGAGAAAGCATTATAAACAAACGTTGATCGCAATAGGCTTATTGCTATCAACCAGTGCTTCATTTTACGGGCAAGACGGC from Chryseobacterium piperi encodes:
- a CDS encoding gliding motility lipoprotein GldH, which gives rise to MHKILGLLSFILFLSCSSPGENVTMNSVDNKWNKKSEQKFNLEISDPQNPKNIIFVVRNNNNYPYSNIRFIVNFTNLQNKKKETDTLNYVLAKPNGEWLGTGFGDTKEILFQYKLNYKFPEKGKYEISLVQAMRNDFLPGIEDIGVKIETAKP
- a CDS encoding SPOR domain-containing protein, whose product is MKNLIKLLSILSVFGFYTIEAQQVVKKDTLSGTELIMSMDPKVKDALESLEDKCSRVVTTTPTRDNNEESYTKPTKIYVPNRELTNAEICRKNPRILGYKIQITTVKSNDEANEIKSYFRKRFPNLKVETDASLRPNYKILAGSYFTKQSAASDLSRIREYFKSAFAVQYRIFCAEAK
- a CDS encoding transglycosylase domain-containing protein, which produces MEENKKNTGNKGKTFPLPPKKNNKNTSWKKWVTFIWLGLIVVVLGISGTFFAVSQGFLGEMPDVEELENPDIYVASQIFSSDGVLLGKFEKEKTQPIIYKDLPPFLVYALQAKEDERFKEHSGIDVQSIARAVAYGGKRGGGSTITQQLAKLLFTGSASQNKMARAFQKLKEWVVAVSLEKRYTKEEIVTLYFNKFDFLYNANGIEMASKIYFNKTTKDLTLPEAAMFVAMLENPVKNNPMRNETRAKARRDVVLEQMQKTGYIDQDTYNKAVATPIALDYHPIKNINDDFSAYYKFYLKKEIDTYLKEHEKETGKKLNLYKDGLKIYVTLDSKMQKYAEEAIKEHLTDLQKRFDAEQRGRKNRPFYYLTDKQISQVMTQAMKRTGRYKQLKAAGIPEDSILMEFKKPIKTSRFTWNGEEEVEMSPWDSIRYHKQIAQAGLMAMVPGSGEIKAWVGGIDWQHFQYDHIKQGKRQVGSTFKPFVYATAIMKLGMTPCSVVSNGTYDHKGWHVPGRGGMLTLKDALAHSQNPVAARLIEMTGVDAVIQTARDLGVTEEIPRNNTIALGSSDITIYEMLGAYSTFANYGNYNKPEMIWRIEDANSRVIKEVNVEPKEVMNPRYAYTMIELMKGVAQFGTASGELSRRGISKAVEIAAKTGTTQNNSDGWFMGITPKLAAGAWVGWEDRATHFFGTGEGQGARMALPIWALFMKKVWADKNLGISPDDKFVKPSDWKDGCSDLKGISGGYGDDGGLQTIDQIKNPKPVQPAPKTNSNKKEENVNENLNKGDDIDFNK
- a CDS encoding protein adenylyltransferase SelO, whose translation is MNIESITQPFIKKFPGDFSGNTMQRMTPKVLFSTINPAGFESPKLIAFNEELSEEIGLGKFEDKDISFLVGNDLPPNVQPYATAYAGHQFGNWAGQLGDGRAILAGEITNNSGKKTEIQWKGSGATPYSRHADGRAVLRSSVREYLMSEAMYHLGVPTTRALSLCLTGEDVVRDMMYDGNPQKEKGAVVIRTAESFLRFGHFELISAQKEYKTLQELVDFTIQNYFPEITSTGDESYKDFFKNICMRTANLMTEWFRVGFVHGVMNTDNMSVLGLTIDYGPYSMMDEYDLNFTPNTTDLPGRRYAFGKQGQISQWNLWQLANALFPLIKDEQFLEDTLNHYGNYFWEAHDTMLCKKFGFDQLREGDEDFFSNWQGLMQELQLDHTLFFNQLGKIHEIDDLKSAFSPISYIPLTNDMVGKLEDFIQKYNERLSKNTITKEDSLDLMQKANPKFILRNYLLFECIQEIDNGKTEMLEKLTRALETPYQEIYPEFSAKRPSGYDDISGCSMLSCSS
- a CDS encoding DUF6080 domain-containing protein: MALKTKFINFFKLVFPSTLTELWVFLFFIICYGILGSNIALNYRIIFDERIPWDAYFSFDNRSIVMTGGSFERHPLSYYFFNWIREVALFISDGKKDATFRLTLAWFSNIAVSLSLIQVFKYLKNIISLPLTISLLLILFFGFFSTSILLSFTPENFTYTLFFLCLYNYYAAIKLKKEEKIPALALTLAGISIGGLTITNIAKVFIPVAFEKGIFRNWKKFGSAALRVVITCICYALLYLNRIDFKYNSIFNKTSEQYEKFSNVKSTPTWDMILSYFFGGNILFSNFIIRDKNNMKGFNFKGLIMDAYSSWIPYVFVISLLILIFWSYFRNFKNKLVQVIMISFIIDIIIHCIMRFGLHTAYIYGGHFTFVYPLLLGWLFYSYKSSPKILSFLMIIMVFLSFYLIINNSIRVSEFFWFLNHYYQ
- a CDS encoding PSP1 domain-containing protein, whose protein sequence is MSCGCKTSGDSAHSCGPKKSANGCESVNTCGNSYKLSVFDWLSNINNPASNRCDFVEVRFKNDRKSFYKNVNNVPLHIGSVVTVESSPGHDVGVVSLTGELVKIQMKKKKFSEEASLKIYRLANQKDIEVWQEARKKEDSVKIQARKIAHSLGLEMKVTDVEYQGDASKVTFYYTADNRIDFRQLIKDYASTFRTKIDMKQIGFRQEAAKIGGIGSCGRELCCSTWLTDFRSVNTNVARYQQLSINPQKLAGQCGKLKCCLNYELDSYLDALSHFPSSSTTLDTEKGRAFCIKIDVFKKKMWFAYVDSSVAWYDFDIDLVKKFISKNKRGEKILPLEELKQPDTPLHSIDLIQENNVDRFEKKNKNFNKNRNQNQSQGQNKQNSNQGQKKNRPERSDRPENTNANSNHNTPKQQKPQQPKAQLEKAEASSDSDKKPQQSPNKKKFKKKFPPKKDNNA